From the Clostridia bacterium genome, the window GCCTTCTGGTAACCCCAAACCGCGATGCAACGCGGTTTGGGCTCAGTTTGTCCATTCCAAACATTTTTTCCTATTCCCTAAAAAAGGGCTGTAATAAATTTACAGCCCCTTTTTATCATCTGTGTAGGGGATTCTTCGCAAAACTTTGGGTCGATAGTGTAGGGGCAGTTCACGAATATCCCCTACAAATTTGTATGGCAACAAATTTTAAAAGAAAAAGGCACGCGAAGCGTGCCACTCGCCAAAAGTATTACTTGTAAACTTTTGGCGAAAGCGACAAGACAGAACAAAAAAAGAACAAGCTCGCAGAAAATGCGAGCTTGTGATAAATAAGTTCTTGTCTTGGAGCAAATTACAGAACACGAACGCGAACAACACCATCAATTGCTTCCAAAGAAGCCTTAACGCCGTCTGCCGCAGAATCAACATCCAAAATGGTGTAAGCATAATCACCCTTGTTCTGGCTGATCATGTTTGCAATGTTGATGTTTGCATTGGCAAAAGCGGTGGTAATCTGGCTGATCATGTTCGGAACGTTTTTATGCAATACGCATACACGAACATCAGAAGAACGGGGCATAGAGCAGTTGGGATAGTTCACGGAATTTACAATGTTACCGTTTTCCAAATAATCCTTAACCTGCGCACAAGCCATAACTGCACAGTTATCTTCCGATTCTTCGGTGGAAGCACCAAGATGCGGAATTGCAACAACATTTTTAACATCCAACAAAGAAGCATCCGGGAAGTCGGTTACATATTTTGCAACCTTACCGCTTTCCAAAGCAGCAAGCATTGCTTCATTGTCCACAAGCTTATTTCTGGAGAAGTTTAAGATACGAACGCCGTCTTTCATAATATCGAACTGGTCTTTTGCAACCATCTTTGTTGTGGTCGGCAACAAGGGCAAATGCAAGGTGATGTAATCACTGTTTGCATAAATTTCGTTGATATCGGTTACATGCACGATAGAACGGGACAAATGCCAAGCCGCATCTACAGAAATGTAGGGGTCATAACCCAAAACGGTCATGCCGAGGCTTTTAGCTGCGTTTGCAACCATAACACCAATGGCACCCAAGCCGATAACACCCAGGGTTTTGCCCTGAATTTCACAGCCTGCGAAAGCACTTTTTCCTTTTTCAACCAGCTTTTCAACCGCATCGCCTTCGGGCTTTAAGGTTTTTGCCCAGTCAATGGCACCTGCAATATCGCGGGAAGCCATGAACAAGCCTGCAATTGCCAGTTCCTTAACCGCATTTGCGTTTGCACCGGGGGTGTTGAACACAACAATACCCTTTTCCTTATAATCATCGGACGGGATGTTGTTGGTACCTGCACCTGCACGGCCTACTGCGAGCAAGGATTCCGGAACTTCCATGTCATGCATGGCAAAGCTGCGAAGGATAATACCTTCAGGATTTTTGCAATCGTCGGAAATGTTGTAGTTTGCATCAAACTTGTCAAGACCAACCTTTGCAATTTTGTTTAAAGTTAAAATGTTATACATTTGAAATTGCCTCTTTTCTAAAAAAACTTACGCGTTTTCTTCTTCAAATTTCTTCATGAAAGCAACCAAAGCTTCAACGCCTTCTGTGGGCATTGCATTGTAAATGCTTGCTCTCATACCGCCAACACTTCTGTGACCCTTAAGGTTTTTAAAGCCGGCAGCGTCTGCTTCTTTGCAGAATTTCTTGTCTAAATCTTCGTTGCCTGTTACAAAGGTAACGTTCATCATGGAACGGAATTCTTTGTCAGCGCAGGGCTTAAAGAGTTTGGAAGAATCTAAGTAATCGTAAAGAATCGCTGCTTTCTTTTCGTTAATCTTCTTCATTTCTTCTAAGCCGCCAAGACCTAAAATCCATTTATAAACCAAACCTGCAACATAAATTGCATAGCAGGGAGGTGTGTTGTACATAGAATCGTTATCTGCCATTACCTGCCAGTTGAGCATGGTGGGGATATCTTCTCTTGCAGAACCCAAAAGGTCTTCTCTTACGATGACAACGGTAAGACCTGCGGGCGCCATGTTCTTCTGTGCACCTGCATAGATAACACCGAACTTGGTTACGTCAACCGGTTCGGAAATAATGCAGGAGGACATGTCTGCAACCAAAACCTTATCACCGATGTTCGGAACTT encodes:
- a CDS encoding phosphoglycerate dehydrogenase; the protein is MYNILTLNKIAKVGLDKFDANYNISDDCKNPEGIILRSFAMHDMEVPESLLAVGRAGAGTNNIPSDDYKEKGIVVFNTPGANANAVKELAIAGLFMASRDIAGAIDWAKTLKPEGDAVEKLVEKGKSAFAGCEIQGKTLGVIGLGAIGVMVANAAKSLGMTVLGYDPYISVDAAWHLSRSIVHVTDINEIYANSDYITLHLPLLPTTTKMVAKDQFDIMKDGVRILNFSRNKLVDNEAMLAALESGKVAKYVTDFPDASLLDVKNVVAIPHLGASTEESEDNCAVMACAQVKDYLENGNIVNSVNYPNCSMPRSSDVRVCVLHKNVPNMISQITTAFANANINIANMISQNKGDYAYTILDVDSAADGVKASLEAIDGVVRVRVL
- the serC gene encoding 3-phosphoserine/phosphohydroxythreonine transaminase; the protein is MSRVYNFSAGPSMLPEAVLKTAADEMLDYNGSGMSVMEMSHRSAVYDEIIKEAEQNLRKLMSIPDNYKVLFLQGGASTQFAAVPLNLLKNGKADYVVSGQFSKKAYEEGQKYGDAKCIASSKDRIFAYIPTITPDMVREDADYVHVCYNNTIFGTKYPEVPNIGDKVLVADMSSCIISEPVDVTKFGVIYAGAQKNMAPAGLTVVIVREDLLGSAREDIPTMLNWQVMADNDSMYNTPPCYAIYVAGLVYKWILGLGGLEEMKKINEKKAAILYDYLDSSKLFKPCADKEFRSMMNVTFVTGNEDLDKKFCKEADAAGFKNLKGHRSVGGMRASIYNAMPTEGVEALVAFMKKFEEENA